The following are encoded together in the Cryptococcus neoformans var. neoformans JEC21 chromosome 9 sequence genome:
- a CDS encoding expressed protein produces MTHPLAMPMDEHAIPMNNLQTVPPSPSNSLNHNLSIAFSRIYDQIESLKQTQAQNHLQALTDLERTVRLANAGVAEQVRQAVNEGITGMVQQAVRQAVNESMGMMVQSAVRQAMQGIIFSMNYTDGNIQAQAQPLSQQQQQSQLAHPQSQPPNGAPNSNTNNVHATPQGWGMPPAVNGYMSAPNVGAPPGSDPTSSLPNTLHSSLFNFAQGSASTSTLSSNHTHPHQQPAHQPSQPAAHAPPPSEPLVGHAQTKSQASTSQTHPSPGSSNSCFTMSREVKTVPDLWREYTVGLEGQPPVRSVYEGSEKKRKKGKRFKDDSERKFYRRRKRVLDLVETLIKKGIPEDQAAKRVEKLREDRKVTLNKLGEIIPELSPEQLAMI; encoded by the coding sequence ATGACCCACCCACTGGCCATGCCCATGGACGAGCACGCAATTCCCATGAACAATCTCCAGACAGTGCCACCGTCCCCGTCCAACTCCCTCAATCATAACCTCTCCATTGCCTTCTCTCGCATCTATGACCAGATCGAATCCCTCAAGCAGACCCAAGCTCAAAATCATCTTCAGGCGCTTACAGATCTCGAACGGACCGTCCGCCTTGCAAACGCCGGAGTCGCAGAGCAGGTGCGGCAGGCTGTAAACGAAGGTATAACGGGGATGGTCCAGCAGGCTGTCAGACAGGCGGTAAATGAGAGTATGGGAATGATGGTGCAAAGCGCTGTGAGGCAAGCGATGCAGGGGATTATCTTCTCGATGAACTATACGGATGGGAATATACAGGCGCAGGCTCAACCTTTATcgcaacaacagcaacaatcGCAACTCGCCCATCCCCAATCTCAACCTCCAAATGGTGCTCCCAACTCGAACACAAATAACGTCCACGCAACGCCACAGGGATGGGGGATGCCTCCTGCCGTGAACGGGTATATGTCAGCGCCAAATGTTGGAGCTCCTCCCGGCTCGGATCCAACTTCTTCGTTGCCTAATACGCTTCACTCGAGCTTGTTCAATTTTGCACAAGGCTCTGCATCTACGtcaactctttcttctAACCATACACATCCCCATCAGCAGCCTGCACACCAACCATCACAACCAGCAGCACACGCTCCACCCCCTTCAGAACCTCTAGTCGGTCATGCTCAGACGAAATCTCAAGCTTCAACATCACAaactcatccttctcctggaTCCTCAAATTCCTGCTTTACCATGTCGCGTGAAGTCAAGACGGTCCCTGATCTTTGGAGGGAATACACAGTAGGTTTGGAAGGACAGCCTCCTGTCCGATCAGTGTATGAAGGGTCGGAAAAGAAACGTAAAAAGGGCAAGCGGTTCAAGGACGATTCAGAGCGAAAATTCTATcgtaggaggaagagagtgtTGGATCTGGTGGAGACTTTGATAAAGAAAGGGATACCGGAAGATCAGGCGGCGAAGAGGGTAGAGAAACTTCGCGAAGACAGAAAGGTGACATTGAATAAGTTGGGTGAAATCATACCAGAACTGTCGCCAGAACAGCTTGCGATGATATAA
- a CDS encoding alpha-1,2-mannosidase, putative: MDGLRQRDRPILAQPIPHPPRQNPNPPAPAPQRTIRNVHRFVQRYINPLRPLIFAFVLAVFSLILAVSIFFSPLAFVHRHLSLQDPTNIQDVQNGWVVKYRLGEEESERHLRDGEVIGHADFGDGRKRVCKEEFVQPESQALGWVNVMLGNGGPEPNLSGGMIPAVAPPFGMTRWSPQTRKNYVSMCPYNQTDTKLHGFIATHQPAIWMGESGPVEISPGLGTAIVTDFDKRGLPFKGEDEYASANYYRNLLDAGDNGEIEVEMSATSRVGHLRFTFNPSLSPPSYSNPSGPTAIPYITLQSSRATYLVHGDKPEARVPYFPKGFVEIDVEKQEVRGWNDERQDHILLGAALPASNFKAYYVARFSKPFKTFGISHHGHIERGVGETRGEGEVLAGWVSFEEEAVTVDVKVGVSFISVEQAGRNIDLEIPRTQSLSTTSYQTRSSWAEKLDRLSVSGATPQNLTVLYTSVAHTLVYPYEIHEFVPVDQDAEGECEGEGRGKGEWQYFSGYLNHPTRGLSYSGFSLWDTFRAQTAWLLLLAPSIVPSMLASMLQDFREGGRLPMWKNLVETNIMVGTHADAVLAQAMEVGVNDFGGFGKNEVWEAVREDAFTPPERDTELRYFDREEGTPQEARAGLTEYMALGYVAADLHSEAGSRTLDYAYDDHAAAIIASHLSLPSSTIDLLRNRSLSYKNMWNAETNFMESRNSDGSWAGEDAGWTEGDHWAYSLDVMHDVPGLIELMGGNQSFIDFMNRHFDEGHNLHTNEPSHHIPYLYIFAGAPYKTQEWVRSLGQSEYNHTATGLSGNEDCGQMSAWYIFSALGVYPVDPASAKYVLGAPFFDKITLRLPKAPWYDGDDTGTEMVWEVVAKGASQGKVYVKSLKIDGQEMEGVEVGHDVLVRGGKWVWEMEETPQVWGM, from the exons ATGGACGGTCTCAGACAACGGGATCGCCCGATCCTCGCACAGCCCATCCCCCATCCACCCCGCCAAAATCCTAatcctcctgctcctgctccccAACGTACAATACGCAACGTACACCGATTCGTACAACGCTACATCAACCCCCTTCGACCACTCATTTTCGCCTTCGTTCTCGCTgtcttctccctcatccTGGCAGTATCCATATTCTTTTCTCCGTTAGCTTTCGTTCATCGCCACCTCTCCCTACAGGACCCGACGAATATCCAAGATGTTCAGAATGGGTGGGTGGTTAAGTATCGCCtaggcgaggaggagagtgagCGGCAtttgagagatggagaagtcATAGGACACGCCGATTTcggggatggaagaaagagggtATGTAAAGAAGAATTCGTACAACCCGAAAGTCAGGCGTTGGGGTGGGTGAATGTCATGCTTGGTAACGGAGG GCCGGAGCCAAACTTGAGCGGAG GTATGATCCCGGCTGTCGCACCTCCATTCGGTATGACTCGCTGGTCACCCCAAACCCGCAAAAACT ACGTTTCAATGTGCCCATACAACCAGACGGATACAAAGCTTCACGGCTTCATCGCTACCCACCAACCCGCCATTTGGATGG GCGAATCCGGCCCCGTAGAAATCTCTCCCGGTCTAGGTACTGCCATCGTCACCGATTTCGACAAGCGTGGTCTACCGTTCaagggggaagatgaaTACGCCAGTGCCAACTATTATCGGAATTTGCTGGATGCGGGTGATAACGGTGAAATTGAAGTTGAGATGAGTGCCA CTTCAAGAGTAGGCCACCTCCGCTTCACATTCAACCCCTCactttctcctccctcctatTCCAACCCTTCGGGACCAACGGCGATACCATACATAACCCTCCAATCAAGCCGAGCCACATATCTCGTACACGGTGATAAACCAGAAGCCAGGGTACCCTATTTCCCGAAAGGATTTGTTGAGATTGATGTTGAAAAGCAGGAGGTAAGGGGTTGGAACGATGAGCGGCAGGA CCACATCCTATTGGGTGCCGCCCTCCCCGCATCAAACTTCAAGGCCTACTATGTAGCCCGATTCTCCAAACCTTTCAAAACATTTGGCATTTCCCATCACGGCCATATAGAGAGGGGTGTCGGAGAAAcaagaggggaaggagaggtgtTGGCCGGGTGGGTAagttttgaagaagaggcggtGACAGTGGATGTAAAGGTGGGAGTTAGTTTTATCAGTGTTGAACAAGCTGGCCG CAACATCGACCTCGAAATCCCACGCACTCAGTCCCTCTCTACAACTTCTTACCAAACCCGCTCCTCGTGGGCCGAGAAACTAGATCGTCTGTCCGTATCGGGCGCGACACCCCAGAATTTGACCGTGTTGTATACGTCGGTGGCGCATACGCTCGTTTACCCTTATGAGATTCATGAGTTTGTGCCTGTTGACCAAGATGCGGAGGGAGAGTGTGaaggggagggaaggggaaaaggcGAATGGCAATACTTTTCCGGATACCTCAACCACCCCACCCGTGGTTTATCCTACTCTGGCTTCTCCCTCTGGGACACTTTTCGTGCCCAAACCGCTtggctcctcctcctcgcgcCTTCGATTGTACCTTCAATGCTAGCCAGCATGCTACAAGATTTTAGAGAAGGGGGCAGGTTACCCATGTGGAAGAATTTGGTGGAGACGAATATTATGGTGGGGACGCATGCGGATGCCGTGCTCGCTCAGGCGATGGAGGTGGGTGTCAACGATTTTGGAGGGTTTGGGAAGAACGAGGTGTGGGAGGCGGTTAGGGAGGATGCGTTTACGCCACCTGAGAGGGATACTGAGCTTAG GTACTTtgacagagaagaaggtacACCCCAAGAAGCACGAGCGGGATTGACTGAATACATGGCGTTAGGGTATGTCGCGGCGGATCTACATTCTGAAGCGGGTAGTCGGACTTTAGATTACGCCT ATGACGACCACGCCGCCGCCATCATCGCCTCccacctctccctcccctcctcAACCATCGACCTCCTTCGCAACAGGTCATTATCATACAAGAACATGTGGAACGCCGAGACAAATTTTATGGAGAGTAGGAATAGTGATGGATCTTGGGCTGGGGAGGATGCAGGTTGGACAGAGGGTGACCATTGGGCTTATAGCCTTGATGTCATG CATGATGTGCCAGGGCTAATTGAGTTGATGGGTGGGAACCAATCCTTTATCGACTTTATGAACCGTCATTTCGATGAAGGGCACAACCTACACACCAACGAACCCTCTCATCACATT CCATATCTCTACATATTCGCCGGTGCTCCATACAAAACTCAAGAATGGGTCCGCTCCCTCGGTCAATCCGAGTATAACCACACCGCAACTGGACTATCGGGCAACGAAGACTGTGGCCAAATGTCCGCATGGTACATCTTTTCTGCGCTAGGCGTTTATCCTGTTGATCCGGCAAGTGCGAAGTATGTGCTCGGAGCGCCATTCTTCGATAAGATTACTTTGCGATTACCAAAGGCACCTTGGTATGACGGGGATGATACTGGGACGGAAATGGTGTGGGAGGTGGTAGCGAAGGGGGCGAGCCAAGGGAAAGTTTATGTAAAGTCTTTGAAAATTGATGggcaagagatggaaggggtGGAGGTAGGACATGACGTTTTGGTAAGAGGAGGTAAATGGGTatgggaaatggaggaaacGCCTCAGGTTTGGGGAATgtga
- a CDS encoding anthranilate synthase, putative, giving the protein MGFTLLIDNYDSFTWNIYADLASVGGNPYVVRNDKITLKEIEGMFSDGELERIVISPGPGHPRTDSGVSRDVIAWGMGKLPILGVCMGLECIVDLLGGEIAYAGEIKHGKTSLVQHDSIGVFHNLPQFLSSTRYHSLSAQIQSLPSVLQVTSTTKESGVIMGVRHRTYTVEAVQYHPESCMSEGGRGLMANFIQMKGGKWGGENAWCGVPAEGEEEQPKAKTNGAPSLPTILNRIHAQRLLDVEQAEKVPATSPANVSTSLSLYASPPLINFRDRMVSTPHTAVMAEIKRASPSKGDIAPTASAPEQALKYALAGASVISVLTEPTWFKGSLLDMLAVRNAVDSLPNRPAILRKDFVLSKYMIDEARLYGADTVLLIVAMLEPQQLKELYDYSVSLGMEPLVEVNNPTELSLALEIGSKVIGVNNRNLHDFNVDMSTTSRVNAALNGRDVVLCALSGISSHEDVEKYVKEGVKGVLVGEALMRASDTKAFLRSLIGLPPLEVVPKSRPLVKICGIRSTDDAKLAISAGADLLGVILVPGTKRCISTSTAREISALVQSARSQSSSKPLEPSLSSPWFTTQSDLLSSRRKPLLVGVFQNQSLSDILSAVEEIGLDLVQLHGDEPQAWAKFIPVPVVKVFRVSPEGIVRGGEFRRPGLNQAILLDAGGVSGGGGEGKAFPWEHAKRLIQSGEVGSEGHMPLPVILAGGLTPENVGQAIEQAGEGVWCVDVSSGVEGEGGKVKEKVEAFVKAVRG; this is encoded by the exons ATGGGCTTTACTCTCCTTATCGACAACTATGACTCTTTCACTTGGAACATTTACGCCGATCTCGCTTCTGTCGGCGGTAACCCCTATGTCGTCCGTAATGATAAGATTACCCTTAAGGAGATCGAG GGGATGTTTTCTGATGGCGAGCTTGAGCGGATCGTCATATCTCCCGGTCCTGGGCATCCTAGGACAGACTCTGGTGTCTCTAGGGACGTGATCGCTTGGGGAATGGGCAAGTTGCCTATTTTGGGTGTGTGCATGGGTCTGGAGTGTATTGTTGACCTGCTCGGTGGAGAG ATCGCTTATGCCGGTGAAATTAAGCATGGTAAAACCTCGCTTGTCCAGCATGACTCTATCGGGGTCTTCCATAACCTCCCCCAGTTTCTCTCTTCTACTCGATACCATTCCCTTTCCGCCCAAATCCAGTCGCTTCCTTCAGTCTTGCAAGTCACTTCGACTACCAAAGAATCTGGTGTGATCATGGGTGTACGACACAGGACCTACACCGTTGAAGCCGTGCAGTATCATCCTGAGAGTTGCATGAGTGAAGGCGGTCGAGGCTTAATGGCCAATTTCATCCAAATGAAGGGCGGCAAATGGGGTGGCGAAAATGCTTGGTGTGGCGTTCCCgcggagggcgaggaggagcagcCCAAGGCGAAGACCAATGGTGCTCCAAGCTTGCCTACTATTTTGAATAGGATTCACGCGCAGAGGTTATTGGACGTTGAGCAAGCCGAAAAGGTTCCTGCTACAAGCCCTGCCAACGTCTCtacctctctttccctctacgcttctccacctctgATCAACTTTAGGGACCGTATGGTCTCTACTCCCCACACTGCCGTCATGGCTGAGATTAAGCGTGCTTCTCCCTCCAAGGGCGATATCGCTCCTACCGCTTCCGCTCCTGAGCAAGCACTCAAGTATGCTCTTGCCGGGGCTTCCGTCATCTCGGTTCTCACAGAGCCTACGTGGTTCAAGGGCAGCTTGCTTGACATGCTCGCTGTGCGCAACGCTGTTGATAGTCTTCCCAACCGTCCTGCCATCTTGCGAAAGGATTTTGTTTTGTCCAAATACATGATTGATGAGGCTAGATTATATGGCGCCGACACTGTGCTTCTCATTGTCGCCATGCTCGAGCCTCAGCAACTTAAGGAATTGTACGATTACTCTGTCTCTCTTGGCATGGAACCCCTCGTCGAGGTCAACAACCCTACCGAGCTCTCACTCGCCCTTGAAATTGGTTCCAAGGTCATTGGTGTTAACAACCGTAATCTACATGACTTTAATGTTGACATGTCCACCACTTCTCGAGTCAACGCCGCTCTCAACGGACGGGACGTTGTTCTTTGCGCTTTGAGCGGTATTTCGAGTCACGAGGATGTTGAGAAGTATGTCAAAGAAGGTGTCAAGGGTGTGCTTGTTGGTGAGGCTTTGATGCGAGCAAGCGACACTAAGGCTTTCCTCCGGTCGCTTATTGGCTTACCGCCTTTAGAAGTCGTTCCTAAGTCCAGGCCGCTCGTCAAGATTTGCGGTATCCGTTCTACAGATGACGCTAAGCTTGCAATTAGTGCCGGTGCCGATCTCCTTGGTGTAATCCTTGTCCCCGGTACGAAACGTTGCATATCCACTTCTACCGCCCGCGAAATTTCTGCTCTTGTGCAATCCGCCCGATctcaatcctcttccaagccATTAGaaccttctctttcctccccttGGTTTACCACCCAATCCGACCTCCTCTCATCCCGGCGCAAACCCCTACTAGTCGGTGTCTTCCAAAATCAGTCTCTCTCCGACATCCTCTCAGCCgtggaggagattggcCTCGACCTTGTTCAACTACACGGTGATGAACCCCAAGCCTGGGCCAAGTTCATCCCCGTGCCTGTGGTCAAGGTGTTCCGAGTTTCGCCTGAAGGAATAGTTAGAGGTGGTGAGTTCAGGCGGCCAGGTTTGAACCAAGCAATCTTGCTCGATGCTGGTGGTGTGTCtggcggtggtggggaaggaaaagcctTCCCTTGGGAACATGCCAAGCGGCTCATCCAATCCGGCGAGGTGGGGTCTGAAGGTCATATGCCTCTCCCTGTCATCCTCGCTGGTGGGTTGACGCCTGAGAATGTGGGCCAGGCAATTGAACAAGCTGGTGAAGGCGTTTGGTGTGTGGACGTCAGCAGTGGGGtcgaaggagaaggaggaaaggtcaaggagaaggttgaggcGTTTGTGAAGGCCGTAAGGGGTTGA
- a CDS encoding clathrin light chain, putative, which yields MSDDPMADFLAREKAALGDDADFFANPTPSAASGIDAFPDLTSPAVEPESTPVKPPTPQYQGIDAFPDIDTPAVDGTQIKVTGPAGTGEDEDVMKFESAFPDLSGETGSQPASKPIFNALSPQPYGASPYPPTATTAVSRSPHPSILPAPTFNNILPTADEDTEPIKAWKARQAEEIQKRDEADKKRRDEMSDRAEKAIDQFYEEYNKMKEKNIRENKESEAEFLEKLQEGVAKGTAWERISDLISLENSQSKTIRPSVPGGSDLARMKEILLALRREGDKAPGAAGF from the exons ATGTCAGACGACCCCATGGCAGACTTCCTCGCGCGGGAAAAGGCAGCCCTCGGCGACGATGCCGACTTCTTTGCCAACCCCACTCCCTCCGCTGCCTCAGGCATAGACGCATTCCCGGACCTCA CATCCCCGGCCGTTGAACCCGAGTCTACACCTGTCAAGCCGCCTACGCCCCAGTATCAAGGTATTGATGCGTTTCCCGACATTGATACTCCCGCTGTAGACGGTACACAAATCAAGGTGACTGGTCCGGCTGGTActggggaagatgaggatgtcaTGAAGTTTGAGAGTGCTTTCCCTGATCTGTCTGGGGAGACTGGTTCCCAACCAGCTTCTAAACCCATATTTAATGCCCTCTCTCCTCAGCCGTATGGCGCATCGCCATACCCACCCACTGCTACCACTGCCGTTTCCCGATCCCCCCAcccctccatcctccccgCTCCTACTTTCAACAACATCCTTCCTACCGCCGATGAAGACACTGAGCCTATCAAGGCCTGGAAAGCTCGTCAAGCCGAAGAGATTCAAAAGCGTGACGAAGCGGataagaagaggagggacgAAATGAGTGATAGGGCTGAAAAGGCGATTGACCAGTTCTATGAGGAATAcaacaagatgaaggagaaaaatATCCGAGAGAACAA GGAGAGCGAAGCCGAGTTCCTCGAAAAGCTTCAAGAGGGTGTCGCCAAGGGAACAGCATGGGAACGTATCTCTGACCTCATCTCGCTCGAAAACTCTC AATCTAAAACCATTCGCCCCTCCGTCCCTGGCGGCTCTGACCTTGCGCGCATGAAGGAgatcctcctcgccctcagGAGGGAAGGTGACAAGGCGCCCGGCGCTGCCGGTTTTTAG
- a CDS encoding expressed protein — MDRRKDPSRIFYPHGWRELVNGSLEEGFAPIALATIDNLTTEYYVPQNEHLQFLLYLAINPYDHGLSSYEPFTVLYRLLKLHNPRLFAGSIPSHPSASYYRAPPLPSITSDGGSSGGRGRKSLNHQDTSEHPQDDAPSWLTWEKGRSFLHRNVYKYMKRCKDQGVWPLLWTDPAKENRVAGRVRRARKAKDGMGNIKVKEEHKEARRSQSPSKHDDHDEDRPPENVIDAELDIDLDLEQELEHDNEREKPPTPQGWLLLEWLVAVWEKDEMVRRGPYDNPQLEWSPLFLRQLARPYDRTGQLQWSDAGMVMGILKAAFAEPFPDDDEDEDEDEDENENEGEEEEEDEDMIDIEEDEETRVAKEEVKIAKTLRREEGKEMLARRRSTAVRLFRLLLDTAIAPFPPPPSSNLPSRPPSSSPGPEIGPSTSSFPSSPGIGTGTSTRAPTPPTSMSYPPSPSRSAPSVHPPFNPPSLTSSLIHTLAPLPLSSLQSFFMLLIPSPFPSSSPSFSFSHGTDINMSHAAVDTPTTTILPPVPLAPITHIITLLLEHFAGTSRRKGEERRERRRRRLPEPDFEPGYNGLGKPTVEYLCREVLALNPPLQAPAPKGRNGRTKRGKTVQVKVEKGTEKEGQDEKVGMKMAHLKLVLLQTLLRQERNGEKPYSSEQVELETLRSEKGWRRDVETSFVVSETRSDEDPEGSTALLRVGRMVLLSVDRLVGI, encoded by the exons ATGGACAGGAGAAAAGACCCGTCAAGGATATTCTACCCTCAcggatggagagaactCGTTAATGGATCGCTGGAAGAGGGGTTCG CTCCTATCGCTCTCGCAACGATCGATAACCTTACAACGGAATATTATGTTCCCCAAAA TGAGCATCTCCAATTTCTCTTGTATCTCGCCATAAATCCCTACGACCACGGTCTCTCCTCCTATGAACCCTTCACTGTCCTCTACCGTCTCCTCAAACTCCACAACCCTAGATTATTTGCAGGTAGcatcccttcccatccttctgcATCTTATTATCgcgctcctcctcttccctctaTTACCAGCGATGGCGGTAGCAGTGGTGGGCGTGGGAGGAAATCGTTGAATCACCAAGATACATCCGAACACCCACAAGATGATGCCCCGTCATGGCTTAcatgggaaaagggaagaagctttCTGCACAGAAATGTGTACAAGTATATGAAACGATGTAAGGACCAAGGAGTATGGCCGCTTTTGTGGACCGATCCGGCCAAAGAAAACCGGGTGGCAGGCCGGGTTaggagggcgagaaagGCCAAGGACGGGATGGGGAATAtcaaggtgaaggaagaacatAAAGAAGCTAGGCGGTCCCAGTCCCCAAGCAAGCATGATGATCATGATGAGGACCGTCCGCCCGAGAATGTGATTGACGCGGAACTTGATATCGACCTTGATCTCGAGCAAGAACTTGAGCATGACAACGAACGGGAAAAACCTCCGACGCCGCAAGGCTGGCTTCTCCTGGAATGGCTTGTTGCAGTGTGGGAAAAGGACgagatggtgaggagaGGACCGTACGATAATCCTCAATTGGAATGGTCCCCGCTTTTCTTGAGGCAGTTGGCGAGACCATATGATAGGACCGGACAATTGCAGTGGAGTGATGCGGGGATGGTCATGGGTATCTTAAAAGCGGCTTTCGCGGAACCATTCcctgacgatgatgaagatgaggatgaggatgaggatgagaatgagaatgaaggagaggaagaggaagaagatgaggatatGATTGAcatcgaagaagatgaagagactAGAGTAGCGAAGGAGGAAGTGAAGATCGCCAAAACattgagaagggaagaaggaaaagagatgcTTGCCAGAAGACGATCTACTGCTGTCAGACTATTCCGTCTC TTACTCGACACAGCCATCgcccctttccctcctccaccctcttccaacCTTCCTTCGCGCccgccctcctccagcCCCGGCCCAGAGATCGGACCAtccacctcatccttcccttcttcccccggCATTGGCACTGGTACGAGCACAAGAGCTCCCACTCCACCGACTTCCATGTCCTACCCGCCTTCCCCATCCCGCTCAGCGCCCTCTGTCCATCCGCCGTTCAACCCCCCATCCCTCACTTCATCCCTCATCCATACCCTTGCACCCCTCCCGCTGTCTTCCCTTCAATCTTTCTTTATGCTCctcatcccttcccctttcccttcttcctccccttccttctccttttctcatGGCACCGACATCAACATGTCTCACGCCGCCGTCGATacccccaccaccaccatcctcccACCTGTACCCTTAGCCCCCATAACGCACATCATCACCCTCTTGCTCGAACATTTTGCCGGCACGTCCCGTCGAAAGGGGGAAGAACGCCGGGAGCGAAGGCGACGGCGTCTACCAGAACCCGACTTTGAGCCGGGGTACAATGGTCTGGGGAAGCCGACGGTAGAATATTTATGTAGAGAGGTTTTGGCGCTTAATCCTCCACTGCAGGCGCCCGCGCCGAAGGGTAGAAAtgggaggacgaagagggggaagacTGTACAGGtaaaggtggagaagggaacggagaaggaagggcaagacGAAAAGGTGGGGATGAAAATGGCACACCTGAAGCTTGTTCTTTTGCAAACCCTTTTGCGACAGGAGAGAAATGGTGAAAAACCTTATTCATCCGAACAAGTGGAATTGGAAACGCTAAGAAGCGAAaaggggtggagaagagatgtaGAAACGAGTTTCGTGGTTTCAGAGACAAGGAGTGATGAAGATCCTGAGGGTTCAACGGCATTGCTGAGGGTAGGAAGGATGGTACTGTTGTCTGTAGATAGATTAGTAGGCATATAA